In Solanum pennellii chromosome 7, SPENNV200, the following are encoded in one genomic region:
- the LOC107025317 gene encoding uncharacterized protein LOC107025317 — protein sequence MGLADTIQENNQASNQNRAKAMIFLRHHLDEGLKMEYLTVKDPLVLWNNLKDRYDHLKLVVLPQARYDWIHLRLQDFKSISEYNSSMFKIISQLKLCGENITDHDMLEKTFSTFPASSMLLQQQYREMGFKKYSELISHLLVAEQHNDLLMKNHESRPTGSMPFPEVNTANFHQSKREKGRGPSRGRGRGRGRNLNHGDRLALNNNIQHQQCKKKNEKHDVVQKKNSDNKCYRCGGKGHWSRTCRTPRHLVELYQASLKEVKNNAEANFITEDTVEPMHLDVADFFENPEGKIDHLIGDGSVII from the coding sequence ATGGGTCTAGCAGACACcatccaagaaaataatcaagcatCGAATCAAAACCGTGCTAAGGCGATGATATTTCTCCGTCATCACCTTGATGAGGGtttgaaaatggaatatctcaCTGTTAAGGATCCTCTGGTGTTGtggaacaatttaaaagatagataTGACCACCTGAAGTTGGTTGTCCTTCCACAGGCACGTTATGATTGGATCCACttgagacttcaagattttaaatctatcaGTGAGTATAACTCttctatgtttaaaattatctcacaattaaaattatgtggagaaaataTCACTGACCATGATATGCTGGAAAAAACGTTTTCCACTTTCCCTGCCTCGAGTATGCTTCTGCAGCAGCAATACCGAGAAATGGGATTTAAAAAGTATTCCGAATTAATCTCACATCTCCTTGTTGCTGAACAACATAATGATTTACTGATGAAAAACCATGAAAGTCGACCTACTGGTTCTATGCCATTTCCTGAAGTAAATACGGCAAATTTTCACCAATCTAAGCGTGAAAAAGGTCGTGGCCCCAGTCGTGGCCGTGGTCGTGGTCGAGGAAGAAATCTCAATCATGGTGATCGTCTTGCACTAAATAATAACATTCAACACCAGCAGtgtaaaaagaagaatgaaaaacatgacgtagtgcagaagaaaaattcagaCAACAAATGTTATCGATGTGGAGGAAAAGGACATTGGTCACGTACCTGTCGTACGCCAAGGCACCTGGTTGAGTTATATCAAGCTTCCCTGAAGGAGGTGAAAAATAACGCAGAAGCCAACTTTATCACGGAAGATACTGTTGAACCCATGCATCTAGATGTAGCGGATTTCTTTGAGAACCCCGAAGGAAAGATAGATCACCTGATAGGTGATGGGTCtgtgataatataa